In a single window of the Tellurirhabdus bombi genome:
- a CDS encoding penicillin acylase family protein, producing MRLFYGLLFVLYSVPVFSQSFTKEEITRWKKQASGIKIIRDTWSVPHIYGKTDADVVFGVLFTQCEDDFARVEENYITSIGRLAEVEGEGALYHDLRARLFMDTTEAIALYQKSPAWMKKLLDAFADGTNYYLYKHPQVKTKLLKRFQPWMPLMFSEGSIGGNISVVPIDRIKAFYGENRSTSWIDDFDKKDREPVGSNGFAIAPSKSASKNALLLINPHTSFYFRSEVHMVSKKGLNAYGAVTWGQFFIYQGFNENCGWMHTSSSADSMDEYLETVEQKNGAFYYKYGTESRPVQTQKLSLPYKDKNGVKYKEFTVFRTHHGPVVGLKDGKWITVRMMNDGLNALAQSYLRTKANGYAAYKKVMKLNGNASNNTVFTDRKGNIAYWHGNFMPKRDTTFDWSQPVDGSNPATDWKGLHSIDAIVQVHNPASGWIQNCNSTPFTVSGSSSPAKNQYPSYMAPDAENYRGINAVRVLSNKSVFTLDTLIAAANDPYLAGFEDLVPALVKAYATVAAQNEQLKSLSEAIGILKAWDLNYGTTSVAMTLAIVWGEKMQRLARPRIPAGQRITNLSFTDFIIEKTSPQEKIAVLTETLDELTRDFGSWNVAWGDVNRYQRLTGKITETFDDSKPSIPVAFTSSVWGSLAAYGARPYPGTKKRYGNVGNSFVAVVEFGDRVKARSVVTGGQSSDPASPHFTDQAALFCEGKFKDVRFYPEEVAQHAARTYHPGDK from the coding sequence ATGAGGCTTTTTTATGGCTTGCTCTTTGTCTTATATTCCGTCCCTGTTTTCAGTCAATCGTTTACTAAAGAGGAAATTACGCGCTGGAAGAAGCAGGCTAGCGGTATAAAAATCATTCGTGATACCTGGAGTGTGCCGCATATCTACGGGAAAACGGACGCCGATGTGGTCTTTGGCGTCTTGTTTACGCAGTGCGAAGATGATTTTGCCCGCGTCGAGGAAAATTACATCACGTCCATTGGCCGTCTGGCCGAGGTTGAAGGAGAGGGCGCACTATACCACGACCTGCGAGCCCGCCTGTTTATGGACACGACGGAAGCTATTGCCCTGTACCAGAAAAGTCCGGCCTGGATGAAAAAGCTGCTGGATGCCTTTGCTGACGGGACCAATTACTACCTGTACAAGCACCCTCAGGTAAAGACTAAATTGTTGAAACGCTTTCAGCCCTGGATGCCGCTTATGTTCAGCGAAGGCAGTATTGGCGGGAATATCAGCGTCGTGCCGATTGATCGAATCAAGGCGTTTTACGGCGAAAACAGATCAACATCCTGGATCGACGATTTTGACAAAAAAGACCGGGAGCCAGTGGGTTCCAATGGCTTTGCGATAGCGCCGTCCAAAAGTGCCAGCAAAAACGCCTTGCTGCTCATCAATCCGCATACGTCCTTTTATTTTCGGTCGGAAGTCCACATGGTCAGTAAGAAAGGATTGAATGCGTATGGAGCGGTTACGTGGGGTCAATTCTTTATCTATCAGGGCTTTAACGAAAATTGCGGCTGGATGCATACGTCGAGCAGTGCCGACTCAATGGACGAATACCTGGAAACAGTGGAGCAAAAGAACGGAGCATTTTACTACAAATACGGAACGGAATCGCGGCCTGTGCAGACGCAGAAGCTATCGTTGCCCTACAAAGATAAGAATGGGGTGAAGTACAAAGAATTTACCGTTTTTCGAACGCATCACGGTCCGGTTGTTGGCCTGAAAGACGGCAAATGGATCACGGTTCGCATGATGAATGACGGCCTGAATGCGCTGGCTCAGTCTTATTTGCGGACCAAGGCCAACGGCTACGCTGCGTATAAAAAAGTGATGAAGCTCAACGGCAATGCCTCAAATAACACCGTTTTTACCGACCGAAAAGGGAACATTGCCTACTGGCACGGCAACTTCATGCCTAAGCGGGATACCACTTTCGACTGGAGCCAACCGGTAGACGGTAGCAATCCGGCCACCGACTGGAAAGGCCTACATTCCATTGATGCCATTGTTCAGGTACATAACCCAGCCAGCGGCTGGATTCAGAATTGCAATTCAACGCCGTTTACCGTCTCGGGAAGCAGCAGTCCAGCGAAAAATCAATACCCAAGCTACATGGCTCCCGACGCGGAAAATTACCGGGGAATCAACGCCGTTCGGGTGTTAAGTAACAAATCGGTTTTTACACTTGATACGCTGATTGCCGCCGCCAATGATCCATATTTGGCGGGTTTTGAAGATCTGGTGCCTGCTTTAGTCAAGGCTTACGCAACCGTAGCCGCCCAGAATGAGCAACTTAAATCCCTGTCCGAAGCAATCGGTATCTTGAAAGCTTGGGATTTAAATTATGGAACAACGTCGGTAGCGATGACCTTAGCTATTGTCTGGGGCGAAAAAATGCAGCGGTTGGCGCGGCCTCGTATACCGGCTGGGCAACGCATCACGAACCTAAGTTTCACGGATTTTATTATTGAAAAAACGTCACCGCAGGAAAAAATCGCCGTGCTGACCGAAACCCTGGACGAACTGACGCGCGACTTTGGAAGCTGGAACGTAGCCTGGGGCGACGTAAACCGTTACCAGCGGCTGACCGGAAAAATAACTGAAACATTCGACGATTCGAAGCCAAGTATTCCGGTTGCTTTTACGTCTTCGGTCTGGGGTTCGTTGGCGGCTTACGGAGCGCGGCCTTACCCGGGGACGAAAAAACGCTACGGCAATGTCGGCAACAGCTTTGTGGCCGTGGTGGAGTTTGGCGATAGAGTCAAAGCGCGATCCGTTGTGACGGGTGGACAAAGCAGTGATCCAGCCTCGCCGCATTTCACCGATCAGGCGGCTTTGTTTTGCGAGGGGAAGTTTAAAGACGTGCGGTTTTATCCGGAAGAGGTAGCGCAGCATGCCGCCAGAACCTACCATCCGGGCGATAAATAA
- a CDS encoding Cif family virulence factor, translating to MKLLTLTGSLLLLNATFSLAQTTSAPFDPVAIERKFARMALDTTTKAAFLANMADSAIVFDNGKSKLARLHWQAQPDSASKLVWGPAFADVAKSGDFGYTTGPTYTESGGKRIGYGQYVTVWQKQDDQTVKFLIDAGITHATPMSIPADVNLTKVTSKSTNFKSNDLLNVDKAFNRQLPRIGVPTSHRFFISRGARFYRQNQLPLVAPETIQKQMAGETALRFDAQGAQISSSGDMGFVYGTYKSEKDAYTSGSYLRIWKNESSGEWRIVLDILNPAIAGR from the coding sequence ATGAAACTCCTTACACTCACAGGCTCGCTCCTGCTACTAAACGCAACTTTTTCTCTGGCGCAAACCACTTCCGCTCCTTTTGACCCGGTGGCGATTGAACGGAAGTTTGCCCGTATGGCGCTCGATACCACGACGAAAGCGGCCTTTCTGGCCAATATGGCCGACTCTGCCATCGTTTTTGATAATGGAAAATCAAAACTGGCCCGATTACACTGGCAGGCTCAACCTGATTCGGCCAGCAAGCTTGTCTGGGGGCCGGCCTTCGCCGACGTGGCGAAATCGGGTGATTTTGGGTATACAACGGGGCCTACTTATACAGAATCGGGCGGGAAACGCATTGGCTATGGACAATACGTGACCGTCTGGCAAAAGCAGGATGATCAGACGGTGAAATTTTTGATTGACGCGGGGATTACGCACGCAACACCGATGAGCATTCCGGCGGATGTCAACCTGACCAAAGTAACGAGTAAGAGCACTAATTTTAAAAGCAACGATTTACTGAACGTAGACAAGGCCTTTAACCGGCAGTTACCCCGCATCGGTGTACCCACTTCTCACCGCTTTTTTATCAGTCGCGGAGCCCGTTTTTATCGGCAAAACCAACTACCGCTGGTCGCTCCTGAAACCATTCAAAAACAGATGGCCGGTGAAACGGCCCTTCGTTTTGACGCTCAAGGCGCTCAGATTTCTTCTTCCGGGGATATGGGATTTGTCTATGGTACGTATAAGTCGGAAAAAGACGCATACACCTCCGGCAGTTACCTTCGCATCTGGAAAAACGAGTCCAGTGGCGAGTGGCGTATTGTACTCGATATTCTAAACCCGGCCATCGCCGGAAGATGA
- a CDS encoding methylmalonyl-CoA mutase family protein, translating into MTISAPSYQPINRIRLVTAASLFDGHDAAINIMRRIMQASGAEVIHLGHNRSVAEIVDCAIQEDVQGIAITSYQGGHLEYFKYIIDLLRERDASHIKVFGGGGGTIHPAEIAELDAYGVARIYSPDDGRAMGLQGMIDDLLQRCDFPTQLGQLNGQLNQLPQSKDSQLIGRLISVAENDPGQYPKNELAALHHPAPILGITGPGGAGKSSLVDELVRRFLFHTTDKTIAIISVDPSKRKTGGALLGDRIRMNAIHPDISLGRVYMRSLATRQSNLALSKHIQDAIAVCQAAQFDLVIIETSGIGQSDTEITEHSDVSLYVMTAEYGAATQLEKIDMLDFADVIAINKFDKRGSLDALRDVRKQYRRNHTLWETSDDALPVFGTMASQFNDPGMNALFTQLMDILEQKTGLSFLNKTNNEPSTNLETTQTATTIIPPDRVRYLAEIAENSDQYAAFVDEQVAIARQLYQLQGTISLLEQTASPALTEELKKCQADFESRLHHDCRQLLKSWPDTKARFAGDTFEYRVRDKIISQPLSSISLSGTRIPRISLPRYEDWGDLLRWLLTENLPGEFPYAAGVFPLKREGEDPTRMFAGEGGPERTNRRFHYVSKGLPAKRLSTAFDSVTLYGEDPDYRPDIYGKVGNSGVSICTLDDAKKLYSGFNLCHPATSVSMTINGPAPMLLGFFLNAAIDQQCELYLRKQGTAETLKKEGGPTYQGMLPDGNDGLGLLLLGTTGDKVLPRNIYEQIKADTLRQVRGTVQADILKEDQAQNTCIFSTEFALRMMGDIQQYFIDSQVRNFYSVSISGYHIAEAGANPITQLALTLSNGFTFVEYYLSRGMRIDDFAPNLSFFFSNGMDPEYSVLGRVARRIWAKAMKYKYKANDRSQKLKYHIQTSGRSLHAQEIAFNDIRTTLQALIAILDNCNSLHTNAYDEAITTPTEESVRRAMAIQLIINREFGLAKAENPLQGSFVIEELTDLVEQAVLTEFRSLNERGGVLGAMERMYQRSKIQDESMVYETQKHNGTLPIIGVNTFLDPKGSPTVIPEEVIRSTASEKNYAVESRKAFQLAHQEEANITLKNLQAIVLQNGNTFEALMEATKVCSLGQLSRALYEVGGQYRRNM; encoded by the coding sequence GTGACTATTTCCGCTCCCTCCTACCAACCCATAAACCGCATTCGCCTAGTCACAGCTGCCTCCCTGTTCGATGGTCACGACGCCGCGATCAACATCATGCGCCGAATCATGCAGGCTTCGGGCGCTGAAGTGATTCATCTTGGCCACAATCGATCCGTAGCGGAAATCGTCGATTGTGCGATTCAGGAAGACGTGCAGGGCATTGCCATTACCTCGTACCAGGGCGGGCATCTGGAATATTTCAAATACATCATCGATCTGCTGCGCGAGCGCGACGCTTCTCACATTAAGGTGTTTGGCGGCGGCGGCGGCACCATCCACCCCGCCGAAATAGCGGAGCTAGACGCCTACGGGGTGGCGCGGATTTACTCGCCGGATGATGGTCGGGCAATGGGTTTGCAGGGCATGATTGATGATTTGCTACAGCGCTGCGACTTCCCGACCCAATTAGGCCAGCTAAACGGCCAACTCAACCAGCTTCCTCAGTCGAAAGATAGCCAACTTATTGGCCGCTTGATTTCGGTGGCCGAAAATGACCCGGGGCAGTACCCTAAAAACGAGTTGGCGGCGTTACACCATCCGGCCCCGATTCTGGGTATTACCGGACCGGGGGGCGCAGGGAAATCATCACTGGTTGACGAATTGGTACGTCGATTTTTATTTCATACCACCGATAAAACCATCGCGATCATCTCGGTTGACCCATCCAAACGCAAAACGGGCGGTGCCTTGCTGGGCGACCGAATTCGCATGAATGCCATCCATCCAGACATTAGTTTGGGAAGGGTATACATGCGTTCGCTGGCCACCCGGCAATCCAATCTGGCTCTAAGCAAGCACATTCAGGATGCCATCGCGGTCTGTCAGGCGGCCCAATTTGACCTAGTTATCATTGAAACATCGGGCATCGGCCAGTCGGATACGGAAATTACGGAGCATTCGGATGTTAGTCTTTATGTGATGACGGCGGAATACGGAGCCGCCACGCAATTGGAGAAAATTGATATGCTCGATTTCGCGGATGTTATCGCCATCAACAAGTTTGACAAGCGCGGCTCCCTCGACGCCCTCCGCGATGTTCGGAAGCAATACCGCCGTAATCATACGCTTTGGGAGACTTCCGACGATGCCTTGCCGGTTTTTGGCACCATGGCCTCGCAGTTCAACGATCCCGGGATGAATGCGTTGTTTACGCAGCTAATGGATATCCTGGAACAAAAAACAGGCCTTTCTTTTTTGAACAAAACTAATAATGAACCCAGTACAAATCTAGAAACAACCCAGACCGCAACGACCATCATACCACCGGATCGGGTTCGCTACCTGGCGGAAATTGCCGAGAATAGCGATCAATATGCTGCCTTTGTTGACGAACAAGTGGCGATTGCCCGGCAGCTTTATCAACTCCAGGGTACTATTTCTTTACTGGAGCAAACCGCCTCTCCTGCACTTACTGAAGAATTAAAGAAATGCCAAGCTGATTTTGAAAGCCGTCTGCACCACGATTGTCGGCAGTTGCTAAAAAGTTGGCCCGACACCAAAGCCCGATTTGCGGGCGATACGTTTGAATACCGGGTTCGGGATAAAATAATTAGCCAGCCCCTTTCCTCTATCTCGCTCTCGGGTACGCGGATTCCCAGAATTAGTCTGCCCAGATACGAAGACTGGGGTGATTTACTGCGCTGGTTGTTGACAGAAAACCTGCCGGGCGAATTTCCTTACGCTGCCGGCGTCTTTCCACTCAAGCGCGAAGGCGAAGACCCTACCCGGATGTTTGCCGGTGAAGGCGGACCCGAGCGTACTAACCGCCGCTTCCATTACGTCTCAAAAGGGTTACCGGCCAAGCGCCTTTCCACCGCCTTCGACTCGGTGACGCTCTATGGCGAAGACCCCGATTACCGGCCCGATATTTACGGCAAAGTCGGCAATTCCGGCGTAAGCATCTGTACCCTCGATGACGCCAAAAAGCTCTACAGCGGCTTTAACCTCTGCCACCCGGCCACGTCAGTATCCATGACCATCAACGGCCCCGCTCCCATGTTGCTGGGCTTTTTTCTGAACGCGGCTATTGATCAGCAATGCGAGCTTTATTTGCGGAAACAGGGAACTGCGGAAACCCTGAAAAAGGAAGGCGGCCCGACCTATCAGGGTATGCTTCCCGATGGCAACGATGGACTTGGTTTGCTGCTTCTCGGCACTACGGGCGATAAAGTTCTACCCAGGAATATCTATGAGCAGATCAAGGCGGATACGCTCCGGCAGGTACGCGGCACGGTTCAGGCGGATATTTTAAAAGAAGATCAGGCGCAAAATACCTGCATTTTCTCCACCGAGTTTGCCCTGCGCATGATGGGCGACATCCAACAGTATTTTATTGATAGCCAGGTACGTAATTTTTACTCTGTATCCATTTCTGGCTACCACATTGCCGAAGCCGGAGCCAACCCGATTACGCAATTGGCCCTGACGCTGTCGAATGGATTTACCTTTGTGGAATACTACCTGTCGCGCGGCATGCGCATCGACGATTTTGCACCGAACCTGTCGTTTTTCTTTTCCAATGGCATGGACCCCGAATATTCGGTGCTGGGGCGGGTCGCGCGGCGCATCTGGGCGAAAGCGATGAAGTATAAATACAAAGCCAACGACCGCTCGCAGAAGCTAAAATACCACATTCAGACTTCGGGGCGCAGTTTGCACGCCCAGGAGATTGCCTTCAACGATATTCGAACCACGCTTCAGGCGTTAATTGCCATCCTCGACAACTGCAACTCCCTGCATACCAACGCTTATGACGAAGCCATCACAACCCCAACCGAAGAATCGGTGCGCCGGGCCATGGCGATTCAGTTGATCATTAATCGGGAATTTGGCCTCGCCAAGGCCGAAAATCCATTACAAGGTTCGTTCGTTATCGAGGAATTGACGGATTTGGTAGAGCAAGCCGTCCTGACCGAGTTTCGCAGCTTGAACGAGCGCGGCGGCGTGTTGGGCGCGATGGAACGAATGTACCAGCGCAGCAAGATTCAGGACGAATCGATGGTTTACGAAACGCAAAAACACAACGGCACTTTACCCATCATTGGCGTCAATACTTTTCTGGACCCTAAAGGCTCACCGACTGTCATTCCAGAAGAAGTGATCCGCTCTACCGCCAGCGAGAAAAACTACGCCGTTGAGTCGCGCAAAGCATTTCAATTAGCGCATCAGGAAGAGGCCAATATTACCCTAAAGAACCTTCAAGCCATTGTCTTACAGAATGGAAATACCTTCGAGGCCCTAATGGAAGCTACCAAAGTTTGCTCGCTGGGTCAGTTGTCGCGGGCACTGTATGAAGTAGGCGGCCAATACCGGCGAAATATGTAG
- a CDS encoding DUF4870 domain-containing protein encodes MENQPYNNPPHTPPYSSLSQSDERMWAMFAHLSALAGFAIPFGNIIGPLVVWQIQKDKSAFVDFHGKESLNFQITMAILYAISFVLVFILVGFGLLVILGLVSLVLFIIASVKANNGEYYKYPFTFRFIQ; translated from the coding sequence ATGGAAAATCAACCGTATAATAACCCTCCCCATACGCCTCCTTATTCGAGCCTCAGCCAATCCGACGAACGCATGTGGGCCATGTTTGCGCACCTCAGTGCTTTGGCTGGGTTCGCCATTCCTTTTGGCAATATCATTGGTCCTCTGGTTGTCTGGCAAATTCAGAAAGACAAATCGGCCTTTGTTGATTTTCACGGTAAAGAATCGCTGAACTTTCAGATCACAATGGCGATTCTGTACGCTATTTCATTCGTACTGGTCTTTATTCTGGTCGGTTTCGGACTGCTGGTGATTTTAGGTTTGGTCAGCCTGGTTCTATTTATTATCGCTTCCGTGAAAGCCAACAACGGCGAATATTATAAATATCCCTTCACGTTTCGGTTTATCCAATAA
- a CDS encoding MGH1-like glycoside hydrolase domain-containing protein — MGRNAERERLYARKDNKGWKKWGPYLSERSWGTVREDYSVHGNAWSYITHDMARSRAYRWGEDGIGGISDNKGHICLGMAFWNHNDGIIKERLFGLTGPEGNHGEDVKEAYYYLDSTPTHSYMKMLYKYPQVPFPYSELVEQGRQRNRQQPEYELVDTGIFDDNQYFDIFIEYAKPDENDLLIKLTIHNRHDQPAPLTVLPTIWFRNTWSWGYEQYTYKPMLNGIANTQIALDHKLLGKFKLYCDSADELLFCENETNAQRLYGTPNKSMYCKDGINNFIVDDDRKQVNPNQIGTKAAARYTRTVQPGEALTIRLRFSNLTQLNQPFADFDQLFDQRKNEADEFFDDLQRNVPDAELRAIQRQAYAGMMWNKQFYYYNVNEWIKGDPKMPTPFHGRAFQRNSTWRHMYTANILSMPDKWEYPWFAAWDLAFHTLTLARMDPNFAKRQLAVILREYYMHPNGQIPAYEWNFSDVNPPVHAWATWKVYEIDRDMNGKGDTAFLERVFQKLLLNFTWWVNQKDINGNNVFGGGFLGLDNIGVFDRSAPLPMGGHIEQSDGTGWMAMYTLNMLRIACEISIERPTYQDMASKFFEHFLHIAGAMKNLGGQNISLWDEEDQFYYDALHMPDGRNTLLKIRSMVGLIPLFAVEILDEKLLSKLPDFKRRVEWVLSNRPDLASLVSRWHEPGKGATHLLSLLRGHRMKMLLKRMFDEAEFLSDYGIRALSKYHEKNPYEFNVNGEVFSVKYVAAESETSLFGGNSNWRGPIWFPLNFMIVDSLLKFYNYYGDDFEIEYPTNSGQIMSIKEATVLLAERLVNIFRRNDAGDVPAHGAYRKFQDDPHFKDLYLFYEYFHGDNGSGLGASHQTGWTGLVADLIEFLYQHRLQTEPAAAKVL; from the coding sequence ATGGGACGCAACGCCGAACGGGAGCGACTTTATGCCCGAAAAGACAACAAAGGCTGGAAGAAATGGGGGCCTTATTTGTCGGAACGCTCCTGGGGCACGGTTCGCGAAGATTACAGTGTACACGGCAACGCCTGGAGCTATATCACGCACGACATGGCCCGCTCCCGCGCCTACCGCTGGGGGGAAGATGGCATTGGCGGTATTTCGGACAACAAGGGCCATATCTGTCTGGGAATGGCCTTCTGGAATCATAATGATGGCATTATTAAAGAGCGGCTTTTTGGCTTGACCGGCCCCGAAGGCAATCATGGCGAGGATGTGAAGGAAGCGTATTACTACCTGGATAGTACGCCGACGCATTCGTACATGAAAATGCTCTACAAATACCCTCAAGTTCCTTTCCCTTATAGTGAACTCGTCGAGCAGGGACGCCAGCGCAATCGCCAACAACCTGAATACGAATTAGTTGATACCGGAATTTTCGACGATAACCAATATTTCGATATTTTTATCGAATATGCCAAGCCCGACGAAAATGATCTTCTGATCAAGCTAACCATCCACAATCGGCACGATCAGCCAGCGCCATTGACCGTTTTGCCAACAATCTGGTTCCGCAATACCTGGTCGTGGGGCTACGAGCAATATACCTACAAGCCCATGCTGAATGGAATTGCCAACACGCAAATCGCGCTGGACCATAAGCTGCTTGGCAAGTTCAAACTCTACTGCGATAGCGCCGATGAGCTGCTATTCTGCGAAAATGAAACCAATGCCCAACGGCTTTACGGTACGCCGAACAAGTCGATGTACTGCAAAGACGGCATCAATAATTTTATTGTTGATGACGACCGGAAGCAGGTGAATCCCAACCAGATCGGCACCAAAGCTGCGGCCCGGTATACCCGCACGGTGCAGCCCGGCGAAGCCTTGACCATCCGGCTGCGGTTTAGTAACCTGACCCAGTTGAACCAGCCATTTGCCGATTTTGATCAGCTATTCGACCAGCGCAAAAACGAAGCTGATGAGTTTTTCGACGACCTGCAACGCAACGTACCCGACGCCGAGCTACGCGCCATTCAACGGCAGGCCTACGCGGGAATGATGTGGAATAAGCAGTTTTATTACTACAACGTCAACGAGTGGATCAAAGGCGATCCGAAGATGCCGACTCCGTTCCACGGGCGGGCTTTTCAGCGCAACTCGACCTGGCGGCACATGTATACGGCCAATATTTTATCGATGCCGGATAAATGGGAATACCCCTGGTTTGCCGCCTGGGACCTGGCTTTCCATACGCTCACACTCGCCCGCATGGACCCTAATTTCGCCAAGCGACAACTGGCCGTTATCCTTCGCGAATATTACATGCACCCGAACGGACAGATTCCGGCCTACGAGTGGAATTTCAGCGACGTAAATCCCCCGGTTCATGCCTGGGCCACCTGGAAAGTATACGAAATTGACCGCGACATGAACGGCAAAGGCGATACGGCCTTTTTGGAACGAGTTTTCCAGAAGCTGCTGCTCAATTTTACGTGGTGGGTCAATCAGAAAGATATTAACGGAAATAACGTTTTTGGCGGCGGCTTCCTTGGTCTGGATAATATCGGAGTCTTCGACCGTAGCGCGCCCCTGCCGATGGGTGGCCACATTGAACAGTCGGACGGTACGGGCTGGATGGCCATGTATACGCTGAACATGCTCCGCATTGCCTGCGAAATCTCCATTGAACGTCCGACGTATCAGGACATGGCCTCGAAATTTTTTGAACACTTCCTGCACATTGCGGGTGCCATGAAAAACCTGGGTGGACAAAACATCAGCCTTTGGGACGAAGAAGACCAGTTTTATTACGATGCCCTACACATGCCCGACGGCCGTAATACGCTCCTGAAAATTCGCTCGATGGTGGGCTTGATTCCGCTGTTCGCGGTCGAAATTCTGGACGAAAAATTGCTCTCTAAATTACCCGATTTCAAACGCCGTGTCGAATGGGTTTTGTCCAATCGCCCCGACCTGGCTTCGCTTGTTTCGCGCTGGCACGAACCGGGTAAAGGGGCCACGCACCTGCTGTCTTTGCTACGGGGTCATCGGATGAAAATGCTCTTGAAACGCATGTTTGATGAAGCGGAATTTTTGTCGGATTACGGCATTCGGGCGTTGTCCAAATACCACGAAAAAAATCCGTATGAGTTTAACGTCAACGGCGAAGTTTTCAGCGTCAAGTACGTAGCCGCCGAGTCGGAAACAAGCTTGTTTGGTGGTAATTCCAACTGGCGCGGGCCGATCTGGTTCCCGCTGAACTTCATGATTGTCGATTCGCTGCTGAAGTTTTACAACTACTACGGCGACGATTTCGAGATTGAATACCCAACGAATTCCGGCCAGATCATGAGCATCAAGGAAGCCACGGTTCTGCTGGCGGAACGACTGGTTAATATCTTCCGGCGCAACGACGCAGGAGATGTTCCGGCTCACGGGGCTTACCGGAAATTCCAGGATGATCCTCATTTTAAGGACCTTTATTTGTTCTACGAATACTTCCACGGCGACAACGGAAGCGGCCTCGGTGCTAGTCACCAAACCGGTTGGACCGGGCTTGTTGCCGACCTGATTGAGTTTTTATACCAGCACCGGCTGCAAACAGAACCGGCTGCGGCTAAGGTGCTTTAG
- a CDS encoding heavy-metal-associated domain-containing protein — translation METLKFKTTIKCGACVATVTPHLDKVTGIDHWDVDLKNPDRILTVETDGATKEDVVKAITEAGYKAEQV, via the coding sequence ATGGAAACATTGAAGTTTAAAACAACCATCAAATGTGGTGCCTGCGTCGCTACAGTAACGCCCCATCTGGACAAAGTAACGGGAATTGACCACTGGGATGTGGATTTGAAGAATCCTGACCGGATTTTGACCGTCGAAACCGACGGAGCGACGAAGGAAGACGTCGTGAAAGCAATAACTGAAGCCGGTTACAAAGCAGAGCAAGTTTAA